Below is a genomic region from Streptomyces sp. NBC_00461.
GAGGTCGGACAGCCGCCGCAACTGCGTGTACCGGTCGGGATCGCTGTCGCGGAACTCCTCCTTGGGCAGCAGATCCGCCTCGGAGACGACGCCCACGACCTGGTTCCCGGTGTCCACGACGGGCACCGCGCTGACCTTCCGGTCCTGCAGGGTCCGCACGATGTCCTTGAAAGCCGCCCCGCGGCGGACGGCGGCGACGGTGCGGGTCATCACGTCACTCACGATGTGCGGGGACGCGTTCACCGCAGGCTCCCGCTGCCGTAAGGGGCATACAGGTCCAGCAGCCGGATGCGGGCCGCCTGGAGGCGGTGGGCCACGACCTCGCCCACCCACCGGGCGACGCTCCGGCCGAACGCGGGATCCTCCCGGCACAGGTCCCGCACGGCGGTGGCGTCGAACTCGTACGTCCGCAGCGGCGTAGCCGCCTCGGCGCCGAGGTGCCAGGTGTACGGGGGGAACAGCCAGGACCAGCCGACGAGTTCGTTGTGCCCGAGGGACTCGATGACGGCGGCCCGGCGGCCGGGCACACGCATGTCGAGGTCGACCGTGCCGGTGCGGATGATCCAGAACCGTTCGGCGCGACCGCCTTCCTCGAAGAGCCGGGTGCTCTGGGGGAACGAGACCTCCCGGGCGATCCGCATCAGCTGCTGCCGGTGCTCGGCAGGCAGCGCCCGCGGCATGCTCGTGGTTGCGGGAGCGTTCATGGCGTGCCTCCAGTAAGGCGTACGGACCTACCAGTTCCAGCGTGTGCGCGAGGCCCGGAACAGACCATGGGCCACCCGACCCCAAGAACGGGCCACCCGGCGGCCTGCTCCACCCCGGTGGCACCCTGTGCCACCCGCCGACCTGCGGTTCGATGGTGGTGAGAGCCACTGGGCAGAGCAGAAGCCCAGAGCGGAAACCCAGAGCAGAAAGGGGTGGAAAACCATGGGTACGAGCCTGACTCCGGAGTTCTGGCGGCAGTTCGCCGTTCTCCTGGTGATCGCCATGGCCGTCACCTTCGTGCTCAGTGCAGCGCTCGACGCGCTGTACCTGCGGTCGCAGCAGCGCCGGGCCGCGCGGCGGGCGTCGGGCACCGGGACGACCGGGGCGCCGCGCCGGCCGGAGCGGCCTGTCGTGCGCACCCCCGTGGGGCGCTGAAACGGCCGGCCCTCACGGCACCATGCGCCCGGGTACGCGGCCACGGCGGTCGGCAGGGCGGGAAAGATCAGCTGCCTGCCCACCGCTTCAGCGAGCCCGTACGCCTCCAGGTCGTCCAGGAGGTCCTGTTCCACCCGGGCGAGGGCGAACACGATTCCGCGGCGGGTGAGTTCGCGGCGCAGGTCGTCGACCGCGTCCAGGGCGGTGATGTCCACCTCCACAGTCGCCGCGGTGTTGAGGACGAACCAGTGGACCGTGCCCATCTGTTCGTAGATGGCGGCGGGCGGACCCCGCCCACCACCTCGTTGGGCCGGTCGGCACCCGGTCGGGGACCTGCGGCCCCTGCAGCATCGACCCCTGTGGCGCCGAATCTGGAAGCACATCCCCGATGAGGAGGCACAACCATGGTGCGCACCGTTGCCGCAGGGCTGGACGGCTCGTCCGAAAGCCGCGCCGCGGTGGAGTGGGCGGCTCGCGAGGCGAAGCTGCGCGGCCTGCCGTTGAAGATCGTCAACGTGTGGGAGCCCGTGCCGGACCCCATGGCCCAGGCCCCCCTGCTCGGAGCCGAGACCCAGCAGCACTGGAGCGAACGCATTCCCCGCGAAACCCTCGAGGGCCTCCGCCTGCGTCACCCCGGCATCGAGGTGACCATGGAGCAGTCGAGCGGCCAGCCCGCCGAGGTCCTGGTCAACGCGGCCGAGGACGCCGAACTGCTCGCCCTCGGCTCCCGCGGCTTCAGCGGCATCGGTGGGTTCATGGTCGGCTCCGTAGGCCTGGCCGTCGTGGCCCACGCCGAGCGCCCAGTGGTCCTGGTCCGCGCCGGTGAGCAGGCGGCGGACGAGCACCAGGCGGACCCGGTGGGCATTCCGTCGGCGGCCGCCCCGTACCGGCCCGTCGTGCTTGGCCTGGATCCCGACGGCCCGGACGACTCGGTGATCGAGTTCGCGTTCGACGCGGCCATCCGGCGCTCCGCGGTCCTGCGGGTCGTCCACGGCTGGAACCTGCCGCCCTACTACACCTACGGCCTGTCCGTCGACCCGGAGTTCCATGACGAGATCGTCCGCCAGCAGTCCGCGGCCCTGGCCGCGGTCGTGCGCCCTTGGCGCCAGAAGTACCCGGACGTCGAGGTCGTGGAGGAGTCCCGCGCCGGAAGCAGGGCCAACCACCTGGTCGACGCCTCGCGAGAGGCCAGTCTGGTCGTCGTCGGCCGGCGCATCCGCCGCAGCCCGCTCGGCGCCCACATCGGCCCCGTCACACACGCCGTACTGCACCACGCCACCGCCCCCGTTGCGGTCGTCGCCCACAACTGACACCCATTCCTGAAG
It encodes:
- a CDS encoding cyclic nucleotide-binding domain-containing protein codes for the protein MNAPATTSMPRALPAEHRQQLMRIAREVSFPQSTRLFEEGGRAERFWIIRTGTVDLDMRVPGRRAAVIESLGHNELVGWSWLFPPYTWHLGAEAATPLRTYEFDATAVRDLCREDPAFGRSVARWVGEVVAHRLQAARIRLLDLYAPYGSGSLR
- a CDS encoding universal stress protein, which gives rise to MVRTVAAGLDGSSESRAAVEWAAREAKLRGLPLKIVNVWEPVPDPMAQAPLLGAETQQHWSERIPRETLEGLRLRHPGIEVTMEQSSGQPAEVLVNAAEDAELLALGSRGFSGIGGFMVGSVGLAVVAHAERPVVLVRAGEQAADEHQADPVGIPSAAAPYRPVVLGLDPDGPDDSVIEFAFDAAIRRSAVLRVVHGWNLPPYYTYGLSVDPEFHDEIVRQQSAALAAVVRPWRQKYPDVEVVEESRAGSRANHLVDASREASLVVVGRRIRRSPLGAHIGPVTHAVLHHATAPVAVVAHN